The genomic DNA gttctctctctctctctaatgttctctctctctctagtgttctctctctctctaatgttctctctctctctctatataatgttatttctcgctctctctctaatgttctctctctctatataatgttatttctcgctctctctctaatgttctctctctctctaatgttctctctctctctaatgttctctctctctctataatgttctctctctctctctaatgttctttctctctctctagtgttctctctctctcctttgcccCCTATCCATCAAATATCCCCCTGTGGTGtattggggtggcagggtagcctagtgattagagtgttgggctagtaaccagcagggtagcctagtggttagagtgttgggccagtaaccagcaggtagcctagtggttagagtgttgggctagtaaccagcagggtagcctagtgattagagtgttgggccagtaaccagcagggtagcctagtggttagagtgttgggccagtaaccagcagggtagcctagtggttagagtgtcgggctagtaaccagcagggtagcctagtgattagagtgtcgggctagtaaccagcagggtagccttgtggttagagtgtcgggctagtaaccagcagggtagcctagtggttagagtgttgggctagtaaccagcagggtagccttgtgattagagtgttgggctagtaactgaaaggttgcaagttggaatccctgagctgacaaggtaaaaatctgttgttctgcgcctgaacaaggcagttaacccactgttcccctgaacaaggcagttaacccactgttcccctgaacaaggcagttaacccagtgttcccctgaacaaggcagttaacccactgttcctaggctgtcattgaaaataagaatttgttcttaactgacttgcctagttaaataactcCATTCAAACACCTCTCAGTCTCCTACCCTTTATtgaactaggaaagtcagttaagaacaaattcttattttcaatgacggcctaccggggaacagtgggttaactgccttgttcaggggcagaacaacagatttgtaccttgtcagctcggggatttgatcttgcgctctaaccacttggctctGCTGCCACCCCCATTAACTGTGTCGGTGCTGAAAGTTGTTATTTCCTGACAGACTCAACATGGTAGACATTCCATCCACCTAACAAAACACTCTTCCTCCTGCCTTATTCTCATTGAATGGACAGGACAGTTTAGCTACAGATGTTTCAGAAGAGATTTCCCCACTCCAGAGGGTTGTGTGTTGCCAGAAAAGTGATGTCTGTTTAGTTTGATAGATTGTTTGTTTCGATGTCGTTCAGTTCTCAGTAGGGCAAGTTCTTTTGTTACTTCACTATCCATGCGGGAACCAACTAAGGCGTCAGATAACAGTAATGCCCCTGTTATGTGGAGCTGGGAACAGGAAAGCTGGAATAGCTTTAGGCGTAATACTGCTGGACATTCATTGGGTGTCCCTGGATGTGTTTCTCATTACAGGTCACAGGGGTTCACATACCTGGGTTCTGTCACGACAGattctcctgttgttcctcgagccagcccgtgacaggtTCAGTTGTGTTGCTTTTCAACGCATCTGAAAACTATACATTTAAACCATATCTGTTTCAGTCGGTGCCTCATAaaattccatttaaaaaaaagaccCATGGTCATGTTGCTTTTGATTgttgttataataataataataataacactgaAAGCAGTAGTAATGGTCGTTGTAGTTAGTAGTACTTTATTCATCCCACCAAGGGACATTGCAGTATACATTGGTAAGGCTGAAAGCAGCATCAcatgatttcaaatcaaatcaaagtttattggtcgaaTACACAGATTTGcaaatgttatcgcaggtgcagcgaaatgcttgtgtttctagctccaacggcGCAGTAATAACACCTATTTACTAATTGATCAAAGCCTGCAGGAAGTAGATCATCTTAGCTAGAAGCAACAGTGATTCAAACTAACTCCTACACAGGTAATGTGTGAAAATGTTATCTCATGTGGGTATGCCACAATGTCATACCTGCTGCAGAATCAAAGGATCTCTCCTGGTACTCACTGTCATACCTGCTGCAGAATCAAAGGATCTCTCCTGGTACTAACTGTCATACCTGCTGCAGAATCAAAGGCTCTCTCCTGGTACTAACTGTCATACCTGCTGCAGAATCAAAGGATCTCTCCTGGTACTAACTGTCATACCTGCTGCAGAATCAAAGGCTCTCTCCTGGTACTAACTGTCATACCTGCTGCAGAATCAAAGGCTCTCTCCTGGTACTCACTGTCATACCTGCTGCAGAATCAAAGGCTCTCTCCTGGTACTAACTGTCATACCTGCTGCAGAATCAAAGGCTCTCTCCTGGTACTAACTGTCATACCTGCTGCAGAATCAAAGGATCTCTCCTGGTACTAACTGTCATACCTGCTGCAGAATCAAAGGCTCTCTCCTGGTACTAACTGTCATACCTGCTGCAGAATCAAAGGCTCTCTCCTGGTACTAACTGTCATACCTGCTGCAGAATCAAAGGATCTCTCCTGGTACTAACTGTCATACCTGCTGCAGAATCAAAGGATCTCTCCTGGTACTAACTGTCATACCTGCTGCAGAATCAAAGGCTCTCTCCTGGTACTAACTGTCATACCTGCTGCAGAATCAAATGAGCTCTCCTGGTACTAACTGTCATACCTGCTGCAGAATCAAAGGCTCTCTCCTGGTACTAACTGTCATACCTGCTGCAGAATCAAAGGATCTCTCCTGGTACTAACTGTCATACCTGCTGCAGAATCAAAGGCTCTCTCCTGGTACTAACTGTCATACCTGCTGCAGAATCAAAGGAGCTCTCCTGGTACTAACTGTCATACCTGCTGCAGAATCAAAGGCTCTCTCCTGGTACTAACTGTCATACCTGCTGCAGAATCAAAGGCTCTCTCCTGGTACTAACTGTCATACCTGCTGCAGAATCAAAGGCTCTCTCCTGGTACTAACTGTCATACCTGCTGCAGAATCAAAGGCTCTCTCCTGGTACTAACTGTCATACCTGCTGCAGAATCAAAGGCTCTCTCCTGGTACTAACTGTCATACCTGCTGCAGAATCAAAGGCTCTCTCCTGGTACTAACTGTCATACCTGCTGCAGAATCAAAGGCTCTCTCCTGGTACTAACTGTCATACCTGCTGCAGAATCAAAGGCTCTCTCCTGGTACTAACTGTCATACCTGCTGCAGAATCAAAGGCTCTCTCCTGGTACTAACTGTCATACCTGCTGCAGAATCAAAGGCTCTCTCCTGGTACTAACTGTCATACCTGCTGCAGAATCAAAGGCTCTCTCCTGGTACTAACTGTCATACCTGCTGCAGAATCAAAGGCTCTCTCCTGGTACTAACTGTCATACCTGCTGCAGAATCAAAGGATCTCTCCTGGTACTAACTGTCATACCTGCTGCAGAATCAAAGGCTCTCTCCTGGTACTAACTGTCATACCTGCTGCAGAATCAAAGGCTCTCTCCTGGTACTAACTGTCATACCTGCTGCAGAATCAAAGGCTCTCTCCTGGTACTAACTGTCATACCTGCTGCAGAATCAAAGGCTCTCTCCTGGTACTAACTGTCATACCTGCTGCAGAATCAAAGGATCTCTCCTGGTACTAACTGTCATACCTGCTGCAGAATCAAAGGCTTTCTCCTGGTACTAACTGTCATACCTGCTGCAGAATCAAAGGCTCTCTCCAGGTACTAACTGTCATACCTGCTGCAGAATCAAAGGCTCTCTCCTGGTACTGTCATACCTGCTGCAGAATCAAAGGCTCTCTCCTGGTACTAACTGTCATACCTGCTGCAGAATCAAAGGCTCTCTCCTGGTACTAACTGTCATACCTGCTGCAGAATCAAAGGCTCTCTCCTGGTACTAACTGTCATACCTGCTGCAGAATCAAAGGCTCTCTCCTGGTACTGTCATACCTGCTGCAGAATCAAAGGATCTCTCCTGGTACTAACTGTCATACCTGCTGCAGAATCAAAGGCTCTCTCCTGGTACTAACTGTCATACCTGCTGCAGAATCAAAGGCTCTCTCCTGGTACTAACTGTCATACCTGCTGCAGAATCAAAGGATCTCTCCTGGTACTAACTGTCATACCTGCTGCAGAATCAAAGGATCTCTCCAGGTACTAACTGTCATACCTGCTGCAGAATCAAAGGCTCTCTCCTGGTACTAACTGTCATACCTGCTGCAGAATCAAAGGCTTTCTCCTGGTACTGTCATACCTGCTGCAGAATCAAAGGCTCTCTCCAGGTATTCACTGCCAAGCTATGTGCATTCTCCAAACTCACATTTCGTCCAGATGTTGCCGAGTTCTTTGTCGAGAGTAGAAGTATTATGTCAAAAGCAGGATGGTTTGGCAGGCCATACACATTTCAACAGAATTTCCGTATTTGGATAAATGAGTCTATACTTTTTTTAGCAACAAGAGGCCCTGTGATGTTAGGTCATAGCAGGTCTAGGAGTTACAGTATCCAGGCAGAAATACTGTGGCTGTTGTCAATGATGCTTAACTTGACTCATAATGATGGAGCTGCTTCGTTCTCTCTTCTTCTGATGCTCCGAAGTGGATAAGTGAATGTAGACCTACTACTCCCTCTAGTGGTATCCAGAGAGTTACACCGGTTTTCAGTGTCTTACCAAAGTGTACGCATGTCCTTATTCTCCTTACTGACACACAGGTATCGTACTTTTCCAAAGGCCCGACTTGAAAAGCCCGTAGTGCAGCACTTAGTTCAAACTGAACCTCAACCTTTTTCCTCAACGAATTACTGCAAATCATCTTTTACAATCTATGTATTCTTTTGTTGttgattttatttgatctttGAGAAACAATACAAAAGATACAAAATACATCACACCTTCCCAGACCCACTAGCTTCCCTTATCACTTTCTGCCACATGGCCTCAAATGAAAATCTAATTGAATGTCTATAACAATAGTATAACGTATGACCACTGACCAATGACGGTCACATATTAGGCATCATTGTACATAAAACATCACAAATGAAAATGTCTCTGGAGACGTCAGTAGTACGTCACTGATGTGCACGTTTGTTCTAATCCAATACCATAGCTTGCTCTGTGTGAGGAAGCTGCTGGGAGTCACACTACAGGCAATGTGCAGGTCCTGTTCAGGTCCTGTTCAGGCACCGTTCAGGCACTGTAGGCTTTCAGCAACAACATGGATAGCAGCAGGTGGAGCAGTAATGTAGTGTTTCATCCACTGCTCCAGTCCACTCCCCCCCGGGACACTCACAAGGTCACAGTGTCATAGATCCCCTGGCATAGCACGCACCCCCACAATAATAGGTTTTTTTCAAATCTTCTAAATACTTTCAATATTATTCATTTCCATGTCGGCTCTATGCCTGGAAATGCCCTGTCCTGAGCAAAGGATCCCAATTTCAAACTCCCCAAAATTAACTCCCCAATAATGGATATTAACTGAAACATGATCTTATGTAGTTTTATGCAATAGCCCTCTGTGACTTAAATGTAACATATTTGAACCAAAATTCATATTCTATCGTAATCTAACGAGGAGATGGACAAGGGGTCCTTATGGCATAGCTGACCCTCCTCATTCCTGATTCATTTCAGATTTTAGAAAGTTGTGAGAGAAATATTCTTTAAATGAGGATTTAGAGTCATAAAGCAACTGAGTAAAACATAATTGCTACTGTGTATACCACTTGAATTAAGCATCAATTTCTGTCCACTCTGTTAAGCATCAATTTCTGTCCACTCTGTTAAGCATCAATTTCTGTCCACTCTGTTAAGCATCATTTTCTGTCCACTCTGTTAAGCATCAATTTCTGTCCACTCTGTTAAGCATCATTTTTTGTCCACTCTGTTAAGCATCAACTCTGTCAGGTTTTTGTCTAACGCCAACTCCGAGTgctgaaattaatcattttccatattttacttttttttttattgaactcGTATTTTTAGAGGCAGTATCAGTATCTGTTGCCAACTACCCCTtaagattttgttgttgttgtcaataTTCAGACAAAATATTTGAATTGTTCTGCAACAGATGCTTAAAGAATTGTAATATTTGCTATGTTAGACGTAGGGGTGATGTTTGTtttataaatgttgttttatgtCCTACATCTAGAAAACTAATCAAAAAGAAGTTTGGAGATTTGTATTACATATTTGAATAATCTAATGTTAGAGTGAAACAATCGTGGGAAAAAGTTGAGATTGTCGCGTCTTTAAAGAATCCCCGAGAACTAAAACAGCAACGTGTTCTCTCAGCAGAATATGGAAAAGAGCCTGAGATCAGCTATAAAACGCTACAGagcatttttttattaaattgCTCGTACCTTGTGGGGGGGGTCGGGGGTTTGAGAAACTGCGTTACACCACTGCATAGGTCATAGGTCAATAGTACCTAAAGGCACCcacaaaaaggtgtgtgtgtactgggtaaCAGTCTCAGCTTCCCCTATTCCAGGGTTCCCCAGCTGGCGGCACGCCGGTGGGTTTATTTGGCCCCCAAGTTAAAAAAGAAgaagatatattatatatatatatttctttgtgtaattttcattgttggacattaaAGATTGtagaaacaccaggaaatcagctccaagtgattttaattgaagaaatctgttcccaagtattcccacgcataatagagagatacgtgatcgtatacaaatgtgagCAAGGTTTGAAaagattatgttttagtcaaactatatctgtttgggcttctggCGGTCAATTTGTGGTTTACATATGAATTGTAATTGTGTTCCGGCCCTCCGACCATCCGTTCCAGAAAAAAATCGtcccacggctgaatctagttgatgatccctgccttATTCTGTCCTCCTCCAGGCAACACAGTGGCACACACATGTCCCCCCAGGTATCCATTCTTAAACTCCCTCTGttgtccttcctcctctctatgtCAGCAACACGTCTTCTTGTCTGTGATCACCGCTGGCCCGTTGATTGGTCGTGAGTTGGCTCGGAGCAGGACGCGGGGCGAGTCATTGTTGCTAGGGGCCTGTTGCCGGACGGCCATGCCGTTGCGTGCCAGCAGCTCGCGGGCCATCATCATGAAGGCATCGTCCACATTCTGGGCCTCCTTAGCTGAGGTCTCTAACGCTGCCAGGATGCCTCTCTCCTCAGCCATACAGCATGCCTCCTGGAACAACACCTGACGCTCAGACTCCAGGTCAGACTTGTTAcctgggagggagaggaaggacatTGTTGGAAATGTGACTTGTTGcctgggagggagagaaataggtGTTTAAAGTTTTGTTTTTAGAACTGATTTGTCAAAAACCTTTATTTGAACAGGaaggggtcaggggttaaagtATTTTAAAGGTTTGAAGCTCTTTTCTGAGAGAGGCCCGGAAACCTTTTTATTTCAAATCTTTACATCACAattatagaaatacaaatgatagAACAAACAGTTCAATTCAAAACAATGGCCCATCCACATAGCGTTAGCAAATATTTTTGCTCCCACTCACCAATGAGACAGAGCACTACATTGGCCGCGCCGTACAGCTCCACCTCCCTGATCCAATTGGACACGGAGTCAAAGGTTCCGTGGCGTGTGATGTCATAGGCGATCATGGCGCCGTGGGCGCTGCGGTAGTAACTCTGGGTGATGGTCCGGAAACGCTCCTGTCCAGCCGTGTCCCATACCTGCATCTgttttacacagacacacacagaattaGATAAAtatcgcacacacaaacacaatgatcTCACAGTCTAATATACTCCTGGAgggaacaatacaaaacaatgatCTCACAGTCTAATATACTCCTGGAgggaacaatacaaaacaatgatCTCACAGTCTAATATACTCCTGGaggaacaatacaaaacaatgatCTCACAGTCTAAATACTCCTGGAGGAAAATACAAACAATGATCTCACAGTCTTATCTCTGAACACAAAACATCTCACAGTCTAATATACTCCTGGAgggaacaatacaaaacaatgatCTCACAGTCTAATATACTCCTGGAgggaacaatacaaaacaatgatCTCACAGTCTAAAATACTCCTGGAgggaacaatacaaaacaatgatCTCACAGTCTAATATACTCCTGGAgggaacaatacaaaacaatgatCTCACAGTCTAATATACTCCTGGAgggaacaatacaaaacaatgatCTCACAGTCTAATATACTCCTGGAgggaacaatacaaaacaatgatCTCACAGTCTAATATACTCCTGGAgggaacaatacaaaacaatgatCTCACAGTCTAATATACTCCTGGAgggaacaatacaaaacaatgatCTCACAGTCTAAAATACTCCTGGAGGGAACAATACTCTGTGTGAAGGCAGCACTACTGAAATGGCACCTTAACAAAATGATGATGTACTGTAAATGTTAAAAAAAGGCTGCAATATGCCACTGTACGTCTGAGGCATCTCCTTCAGCCTCTGCCTGACCTGCTCCTCTCTTCATGTTAGCATAGCAACAACTGCCATAGCAACCTGACACACCTGGCACCAGAGTTCCTAATCTCCCATGCTCACCTGGTCTTAACCTGCATTGGTTTCTTTATCACTCTCCTCACAGACTTTATCTTTGTCTTCCTCTAAAACCCCTGTTAACTCcgttcatctctctttctcctaatCAGCCACACAACATGTACACAAGCACAGGAGAACTTGTTggataaaacatattttatatgctTCCAAAAGCTACTGTAGGGATTATCTATGTCTTGATTCATATGTGCTGTAGTTGTAATGTACTAAACATGTCTCTGGCTTTGGGAGGGATAGCTTATATACAGGATGTGTGCAGTGATGCACAGGGGATTTCCACTGGTTCCTGTGTTTAACAATGACACACCTCTATAGGGCGGGAAGCAAAACACCCTGCAACTCCATTTCTGCCTGGAGCAAGAGCACTGCCTGGAGCAAGAGCACTGCCTGGAGCAAGAGCACTGCCTGGAGCAAGAGAACTGCCTGGAGCAAGAGAACTGCCGTTTTCATGCAAAGTGACTAAAGAAACTAATTAGAACTCTTTACAGCGGAATGATATCCATGTTCCTGTCAGTAAATAGAACTCTTTACAGCGGAATAATATCCATGTTCCTGTCAGTAAATAGAACTCTTTACAGCAGAATAATATCCATGTTCCTGTCAGTAAATAGAACTCTTTACAGCAGAATAATATCCATGTTCCTGTGAGTAAATAGAACTCTTTACAGCGGAATAATATCCATGTTCCTGTCAGTAAATAGAACTCTTTACAGCGGAATAATATCCATGTTCCTGTCAGTAAATAGAACTCTTTACAGCAGAATAATATCCATGTTCCTGTCAGTAAATAGAACTCTTTACAGCAGAATAATATCCATGTTCCTGTCAGTAAATAGAACTCTTTACAGCAGAATAATATCCATGTTCCTGTCAGTAAATAGAACTCTTTACAGCAGAATAATATCCATGTTCCTGTCAGTAAATAGAACTCTTTACAGCAGAATAATATCCATGTTCCTGTCAGTAAATAGAACTCTTTACAGCGGAATAATATCCATGTTCCTGTCAGTAAATAGAACTCTTTACAGCGGAATAATATCCATGTTCCTGTCAGTAAATAGAACTCTTTACAGCAGAATAATATCCATGTTCCTGTGAGTAAATAGAACTCTTTACAGCGGAATAATATCCATGTTCCTGTCAGTAAATAGAACTCTTTACAGCGGAATAATATCCATGTTCCTGTCAGTAAATAGAACTCTTTACAGCGGAATAATATCCATGTTCCTGTCAGTAAATAGAACTCTTTACAGCGGAATAATATCCATGTTCCTGTCAGTAAATAGAACTCTTTACAGCGGAATAATATCCATGTTCCTGTCAGTAAATAGAACTCTTTACAGCGGAATAATATCCATGTTCCTGTCAGTAAATAGAACTCTTTACAGCGGAATAATATCCATGTTCCTGTCAGTAAATAGAACTCTTTACAGCAGAATAATATCCATGTTCCTGTGAGTAAATAGAACTCTTTACAGCGGAATAATATCCATGTTCCTGTCAGTAAATAGAACTCTTTACAGCAGAATAATATCCATGTTCCTGTCAGTAAATAGAACTCTTTACAGCAGAATAATATCCATGTTCCTGTCAGTAAATAGAACTCTTTACAGCAGAATAATATCCATGTTCCTGTCAGTAAATAGAACTCTTTACAGCAGAATAATATCCATGTTCCTGTCAGTAAATAGAACTCTTTACAGCAGAATAATATCCATGTTCCTGTCAGTAAATAGAACTCTTTACTTCAGAATAATATCCATGTTCCTGTGAGTAAATAGAACTCTTTACAGCGAAATAATATCCATGTTCCTGTCAGTAAATAGAACTCTTTACAGCGGAATAATATCCATGTTCCTGTCAGTAAATAGAACTCTTTACAGCAGAATAATATCCATGTTCCTGTGAGTAAATAGAACTCTTTACAGCAGAATAATATCCATGTTCCTGTCAGTAAATAGAACTCTTTACAGCGAAATAATATCCATGTTCCTGTCAGTAAATAGAACTCTTTACAGCGGAATAATATCCATGTTCCTGTCAGTAAATAGAACTCTTTACAGCGGAATAATATCCATGTTCCTGTGAGTAAATAGAACTCTTTACAGCGGAATAATATCCATGTTCCTCTCAGTAAATAGAACTCTTTACAGCGGAATAATATCCATGTTCCTGTCAGTAAATAGAACTCTTTACAGCGGAATAATAT from Salmo salar chromosome ssa07, Ssal_v3.1, whole genome shotgun sequence includes the following:
- the LOC106592662 gene encoding ras-related protein Rab-19 yields the protein MQQPTGGVEQQDESFDFLFKIILIGDSNVGKTCVVQSFKSGQFSERQQNTIGVDFTVRTVDIEGKKIKMQVWDTAGQERFRTITQSYYRSAHGAMIAYDITRHGTFDSVSNWIREVELYGAANVVLCLIGNKSDLESERQVLFQEACCMAEERGILAALETSAKEAQNVDDAFMMMARELLARNGMAVRQQAPSNNDSPRVLLRANSRPINGPAVITDKKTCC